Genomic window (Musa acuminata AAA Group cultivar baxijiao chromosome BXJ1-9, Cavendish_Baxijiao_AAA, whole genome shotgun sequence):
gaagcgcccgatgcTTGGGTTCAGGGGAGCGCCCAAGCGGTGCTTCATTGAAGTGCATCGCCTAGTGAATCTATGAGGCGCTCAGGTGAGGCGAGGCAAGAtctgagcgcctaggcgagcgcctgggAACCTATTTAGACCCCTAGTATGAAGAACTTCAAGCCACAAGTGCTGAGGCCAAAACTTTACATTATAGTTCTTCCATTCAGTTAGTTTGACCGTCTCTAGTAAAACACATGACAGATTTATCAGTTTAAACAATCCTAGACAACTGATATTATCTTCAAAAGGAATCAAGACCTGGGACTTCATCAAAAGTTTCATTGCACACACACCACTAATTATTTTCACCCTTGAACATTTCTGTTAAAGATGTCAACCAAATTTGGCTCAATTATCTCTAATGAATTTGGCCTGGTGTGCAATGAGAATTGTCAGATTTTACATGTTACAAAGCCAGAACGAAGATAAAAAATCAGGATCAATGTTCACAGAGAGTAATAAAAAAAGTTCGACTAAATTCCAGGAAAGTGCAACAACGACTGAGCAGCAAATACATGGATGTGCAGTTATAAAAAATCTGTATAGTCCAATTCACATTTCATCAAATTGTAGACTTGAAAGGAAAAAAGATTTGCCCAATCAAAAAGTAGGTGAATGGCTAGATCAGATCCTAGATACAGCATTGAACATTAATGATGCCTAATTAAAGAACAATAATCAAGATACCCAGATGTAACAAAAAACAAACTAGTCAGGAAAAATTGATTTGCCCAATCAAAAAGTAGGTGAATGGCTAGATCAGATCCTAGATACAGCATTGAACATTAATAATGCctaattaaagaaaaataatcaagataACCAAATATAACAAAAAACAAACTAGTCAGGGAAAAATGATTTGCTCAATCAAAAAGTAGGTGAATGGCTAGATCAGATCCTAGATACAGCATTGAACATTAATAATGCCTAATCaaagaaaaataatcaagataACCAAATATAACAAAAAACAAACTAGTCAGGGGAGACTATCTTGAAATAATATCCTATCACAATATATCATGCATTGCAATGTGTGGCTTACAGGAGCAGATCCTTCTAAAGAAGCTCTTGCCCTTGTAAATGACAAATTTCCAGCTAAAAATGAACCACCTCTTTGAAAAACCTTCTGAGGGTTACATCCTTCTGCTGGCAACCTATGTACAGAAGAATCTGTCGTTGCAACCCATATACTATCATCCTGCAAGGCCATTTGTAGAATTGGGTGTTCTTTTGTGTAAAGCAAAAGGCTTTCCCTCGTTGACAAGTCTGTCAGGTACAACTAACATATACAGAATCATATGGAAAAGAACAGATTAGAGATTGCAGAACAGTTTATCTTTATAAAAGAAAGGTATGGGGAATCCCTATACTTACAGATAGGTCCCTCCCACCACTATAAACATGTGTGAATGTTGAATTGCTGGCAAGTGCCCAGACTGAGTCTGTATGGACAGCATAAGAATGGACACATCGTTGTTGACCAAGATCCCACAGGCTACAAAAAATAACATGTGATAGACTAAACAACTACCCAACCACAAAAAGGAAAGGACTTGCAGGATTGATATTAGTTAAACAACATTAACTAATTCCATGTGGAGAACTGGCATAGGGATAGAAATCAACGTCGAAAGAAACCAAACACAAAATCAACATTAAAAATTATACATAAAGAGAAAAGTTATCTCCAAATCACATGTTGCCTAAGCTATTAAAATCAAACACAAAATCAATATTAAAAGATAGATTGTGCATAAATCAATAAGAAATGAGAGAGAGAATGTGAggggcacagagagagagagagaggcattggTTACCGGATCATTGAATCGGACGACCCTGATAAGCAAAACCTGCAAAACAGATTAACAAACCAAGTCTTTACAAGCACCAAGCACACTATAAATTATGACAATGACACACAACAAAAAAATTCATTATAGACAAGTCGTGATAAATACAAATGTGGTATTAACTATTAAGTATATCGAAGTCAAAGCACATAGTATGCAAGTAATTGGAAATTTATACTAATGtttaataaatcaaaatatgactACGATGCAGTCTAGAAGTCGCCAAAATTGAAAACGTATGGAAAGGTAAACAGGGGGCATGACAAAGGCCCATATTGTAGTGGCATTTGTAATGCTACCTAAAGCTAAACTTTATTTATCTAGGATCCAAATGTGGATCAACATGAAATAGATTCCACAGCTGGTTTACTGTGATTTACTTTTCCAATTTATATTACCAGGAAAAACTGAGATGTATATAAACTTCAGATAAGAGTTTCCTCATCTCGTCATAGCCCTGTGCTGGTTCTAGACCAGCCAAGCACATGCCTCTCTCACTGAAACATGCCAGCCACATGCCTATTCATGTGCTGAAAATCATATGACAGTCACATACCTACTACAATGATGAAGTATTGATAAACCAAAATGAAAATGAACAGAAAGGTAAACAAGTGACATGACCAACACCCATACTGAACGTCATTCAACTACGATCCAAGTGTCAAACAACATGGACCAAATTTCGCAGCTGGTTTACTGTGATTTCTTTTTCAATTTATATTTCCAAGAAACCATGAGATGCATATAAACTTCTGAGTAGGGTTTCCTCGCCTCAGCATAGCACTGTGCTGGTACTAGACCAGCCAGGCAAATGCCTATCTCACTGAAACATGCCAATGCATGTGCAAAAAATCATATATGAGTAAAAACACAATAGAGTAGATAAGAAATTTTACATTATACTGAATTCAAAACATGAAACCTACACACCTGCCCGTGGAGTCAAGAAGCAAGGCCCTAATATTGTCAGTATGCCCTCTAAGCTTCAGATTTTTTGAACCAGTTCTTGGATCCCAAACCCGTATAACCTACAGAAAGccagtatgtacattaaagatttcatatacaaacatcaaaagtaAAATCAAACATCATACATGATATCTAGCAGTATAGCCATAAAAAATACTCATAAGAAACATCTGCACATTATTGGCAATCTGAATGTCATGGAAACCAGTATATTCAGTACAAAGAATCTATCAGTACCTTTTCAGTTCCACCTGAAACTAGTAAGGTCCCACTATCGTTCATTGCCAATGCATAAACTGACTCCTTGTGGCCTTTGGCAACAATAGGACTATATCCACGGGATTGGTTGTTATGAAAAGACATGTTGTTGCCAGTATTCATGCCACGTAAACTTGACAAAGGAAGTCCCAAATTTCCATTGGGAAGTTCTTCTTCTTTTGGATCAACAGTCTTAGCAAGTGGTAGAAGTGCTGCATCAATGTCCCATATGAAAACCTCCGCACCAAGCCCCCCAGAGGCAACTATATTGCTCTAACACGAGCGATGTTAGAAAAACAATCAGAAACTTTGACATATAAAGTGTATCTcaacatgaaaaataaaaaaactaaaagAAATACCAGCATATTGttcaaacagaaaacaaaaagtaATCTATTTGTTACATGAACTCGAGAACATAAATAATTACATTTTTCTCAGCAGCAGCCAGACAAGTAACATAGTCAGAATGCTGTCGAAGAGTTCTACTGCAAACACCATCAGACAAGGGATTCCATATCTGATAAAAAAAGATGGAGTTAACAAAAAGTCATTTCTTCAAAGATTAAAACAATCTTTTTGAAGTGTAGAACCTTCAGAGTGGTGTCAGAGGAACAGGAAACAAGATTATTTCCAGCCAGAACTGCATCATTGACCTGCATAACAAGTGCATTAACTAAGATAACCAAAGTTGCCTGAAAATAACTTCCAGCATGAAGCTGCCATGTATTATTTAGCAAATTACTAAGTTTTAGTGAAAAAAAGGCATGATTAAGCCGACAATCACTCGTTATAATAAAGGCAGCAATTGACTGCCATGTCTATATGGGCAGTGATAATGGATCTATTGGCATGGATCATGATATTAGGTCCTTGGTTTGTGTCACCACCATAGTTACTGAAACCAAATTGGGAAACAGCCCAACTGAGCCTTAGGTTTCACTGACTGGATTAGTGGGTCAGCTGATCGGATTAcatgtttaattaaaaaaatattaaaaattaatactaATTGAAATGTATATGTAGTACTAAGAAATATTTTTAAACATTAAAACATATTAACATTTATAGAAAAATGACAATCTTAATATAAAGGTTTAGCAGGAGGATGGAGGGCCATCGAAGGAAGAGGAGCGATGAGTCTATTGGCTCAGCTGCAACTTCTAATATGCAATGAACAAGCACATCATATGACTGGATGACAAGCAAACTGCAAATATAATTTCTGATATACATTGGTTGTGCATGAAATAGTTTCTGTTACTTGGCCAATATAGACTTCAACTTCATCTAGGTgatagaaaaacaaaagaaatcatGCATGCTCATCCATGATATAGGAAAATAAATTGAAAGAGGACTCTCAAGGCAGCAACTATTGGAGACTCTCTTCAAATCGAATGCTCTTATAGTTCTACTACCTTTTGTAGATCTGTAGCAGTCTCTTCAAATtctgatgttgtagagcatgacATATCTTACATATctccaatttatattttttattctgaCAATTTATTTAAATTACGTTTGTATTGTATAATTGCTTATGTAGTTTCTATAATCAAACACTACTAAGGTGTAAATCTCTACATAactaaaattacttttttttcaGCTTATTGTGGTCAGGTTTTTAACATCTGTTGTACATTTCACTTGCTTGTGCAAATTTTTAATGCTACACAATTGTTCTATTTGGAACCAGAATAAGTAGCAGAACTTTATGAGGGTAAGATTGGCTAATCAATTGAAAACAGATAATATGCCCTCTCGAATCCTAGGCTTCCATTAAAAGTCTCCTGTTACCTGAACACTCTTCAACATGTTAGAAATTCCAGGGGGTTACAGGGaaaacaagagaagaaaagaaagatccaACTGAACTATAAAATAGAAATAAATTCTGGCATTGAAAAATACCCAATCGACATGTGATTCAAATGTTGCCGAACAGGTAGCATCATTATCACTCAGAGCCCATCTTTTCAGTGTCCCATCTCTGCTCCCAGTAAAGAGATGATCACAACCATTGGGAGTTGCAGAGTTTAGAATGGCCAAACAGTTAATGCCTGCACAATGCTGCATCCAAGGACAAAAATTGAAATAAAATGTAATATGTCTGGTGACAAACTTACAAAAATAATCTTGAAACACAAAGGCACCATCATCATATACAAAGGCACTGgtcagaaatatatcaagaatCAGAAATGTAATTACCTTCGTGTCATCTGCATCATTCAGAACATATGTTAGGCGCTTCTCCTTTCTAGGACGTGTTGAATTGGAAGTGTTACCAGCACTGGCCACACGGTGCATTGCAGCTTGAAGCTTTCCTGTAACATGCACAACTTTTAAGTTAGATCAAATAGATAGTATGATAATTTAAGACTATACAGCAACTGACTTATTAAAGATGTAAGAAACAAACAATCAATTAAACACATCACATGAAATAAAACCACAAACAAGAAATTGCATGCACTTAAATCCAGTAAATTGTGTTCAATAAATCATGATATCACATAAGACATGAAGGCACAGAATGTCATCCCTGATCTACACAAGCATGCAGTTAAATCAAGTGACCACATCACATGCAATATAACCATAAACAAGAAATTAGATGCACTTGCACCAACTAAATTGTGTTCAAGAAGACATAATATTATGTAAGACACGAAGGCTTTCGCCATCTTTGGATTAGCACACCATCATCCCTGATATACACAAGCATGCAGTTAAAATAGGATGTGTCCCAAAAATAATGCTCCCCACTGGTGCAGGGGTTTAGTTTAGCCTTTTAATTTGGAAAAAAAATCCATAATTTCAATATTCTATAGATTATAGCACTAAGATTTAGTTCATTACCGGTGATGCACTCAACAAAGGATGATAGCACACGAGGCATTTAATTTAAATAATGGATAAGTAATTCAGATGCTTCATAGGAAAATTCCATGCTGATGGAGGCATAACCTCTAAAGAACAAACTATTATAATTGCTACAAAAGTTGGACCCTTATCCATGATTTTGTAAACTTGATATATTATATAATAGGGTTTTCTTGCTAATGTGCTCAAACTCCCTAATATTCTGTGGTTTTCTAAAGAGTCAATCACAAGCATGCACCCAACTGACCAACCACCTGGAAGGTAAACAATGGTTAAATATGCCCTACATGTACATTAACTTTTCTGAATATACTAACCCATCCTTCTTGACAATGTGCAATTCAATTCTCTTAGTGTTATCGCTTCACATGTAAATTATGAAGTTTCCAAAGTTGTATTATGTTCGACCACAAGTTAACACAAACATCAAAAGAAACACAATGCCACTTCAGAGTTTCACTACATTGTAGCTCAAAAATAGTGcaaataacaaaagaaacaaaGTACCGCTTGAAAGTCGCATTACATTGTACCAC
Coding sequences:
- the LOC103998873 gene encoding uncharacterized protein LOC103998873 isoform X1 is translated as MHRVASAGNTSNSTRPRKEKRLTYVLNDADDTKHCAGINCLAILNSATPNGCDHLFTGSRDGTLKRWALSDNDATCSATFESHVDWVNDAVLAGNNLVSCSSDTTLKIWNPLSDGVCSRTLRQHSDYVTCLAAAEKNSNIVASGGLGAEVFIWDIDAALLPLAKTVDPKEEELPNGNLGLPLSSLRGMNTGNNMSFHNNQSRGYSPIVAKGHKESVYALAMNDSGTLLVSGGTEKVIRVWDPRTGSKNLKLRGHTDNIRALLLDSTGRFCLSGSSDSMIRLWDLGQQRCVHSYAVHTDSVWALASNSTFTHVYSGGRDLSLYLTDLSTRESLLLYTKEHPILQMALQDDSIWVATTDSSVHRLPAEGCNPQKVFQRGGSFLAGNLSFTRARASLEGSAPVPVYKEPSFTIPGIPGIVQYEILNNRRHVLTKDTSGSVKLWEITRGIVIEDYGKVSFDEKKEELFEMVSIPAWFAMDTRLGSLSIHLDTPQCFSAEMYAVDLNISGAPEDLKINLAQETLRGLLVHWAAKRRQRSGSQASSNGNVASSNDVTRNLPHSKIEVDDGTENNTFVVLPSFEFATDSPPSIVTEGSHGGPWRKKITDLDGTEDEKDLPWWCMDCVLNGRLPPRENTKCSFHLQACEGSSVQILTQGKLSAPRILRINKVINYVIEKMVLDKPLDGGSSDGASGLGLSTGPSQLSTLGDISLRPGMKPSIEILCNNQVLSPEMSLATVRTYIWKKPEDLVLNYRLVPK
- the LOC103998873 gene encoding uncharacterized protein LOC103998873 isoform X2, yielding MHRVASAGNTSNSTRPRKEKRLTYVLNDADDTKHCAGINCLAILNSATPNGCDHLFTGSRDGTLKRWALSDNDATCSATFESHVDWVNDAVLAGNNLVSCSSDTTLKIWNPLSDGVCSRTLRQHSDYVTCLAAAEKNSNIVASGGLGAEVFIWDIDAALLPLAKTVDPKEEELPNGNLGLPLSSLRGMNTGNNMSFHNNQSRGYSPIVAKGHKESVYALAMNDSGTLLVSGGTEKVIRVWDPRTGSKNLKLRGHTDNIRALLLDSTGRFCLSGSSDSMIRLWDLGQQRCVHSYAVHTDSVWALASNSTFTHVYSGGRDLSLYLTDLSTRESLLLYTKEHPILQMALQDDSIWVATTDSSVHRLPAEGCNPQKVFQRGGSFLAGNLSFTRARASLEGSAPVPVYKEPSFTIPGIPGIVQYEILNNRRHVLTKDTSGSVKLWEITRGIVIEDYGKVSFDEKKEELFEMVSIPAWFAMDTRLGSLSIHLDTPQCFSAEMYAVDLNISGAPEDLKINLAQETLRGLLVHWAAKRRQRSGSQASSNGNVASSNDVTRNLPHSKIEVDDGTENNTFVVLPSFEFATDSPPSIVTEGSHGGPWRKKITDLDGTEDEKDLPWWCMDCVLNGRLPPRENTK